TAACTCCGGCAACCGCAGTCGATCCTACTAACGCAATTGCTGTCACAGTAATCCCTGAAATGAGTGCCGGCAATGACTCTGGAATTAACACTTTAAGAATAATGTTCCAAGTTGTTGCCCCCATTGAACGTGCCGCTTCGATGACACCTTTATCAATTTCTTTCAACGCAATCTCAACTAAGCGTCCATAGAATGGTGAAGCACCGATAATCAATGCAGGTAACGCACCTGTCGGACCACTAATCGTACCGAGCACTAAACTTGTGAACGGAATTAAGAGCAAGATTAAAATGATAAATGGAATCGCTCTGAATAAGTTCACCACAAACGATACAATGCTATAAAAGACACGACCGATTTTGGATTCGCTTTTCGATGTTAAAAACAAAATGACACCTAGGATCAGACCTAACACGAACGAAAATGCTGTCGAGATGATGGTCATATACAATGTTTCGTACGTTGCTTCCCATACATCTGGCCAACGTACATTCGGCATTGTAATCATTTCTTGCAAGATTTCGCTAAAACTTTTACCCATGACTGACCACCTCTATCTCAACATTTTGTGCTTTTAACTCTGCTTGAATTTGATCAAAGTTAATGCTCGAAAACTGTTCAATGTGCACTAATAAATAACCTAATGTGCCCGTTTTAGAATGCTTAATATTGCCTTCTAAAATATTCACTGAAATCCCGTGTGTTTGCGTTAAGTGTGACACCACTGGATGCGTCGTATTCTCACCAGAAAAAATGAGTTTAGCCAACACTTCATCTTTGCCTAATTTAAAGGTTTGCGCTAAATCTTCACTGTCATCACTCGGTTTCAAATCATCTTGAACGAATCGACGTGTCACTTGATGTTGTGGATGCTCGAAAATGTGTGACACTTTGCCTTCTTCAATCACACGACCATTTTCCATGACTGCAACTTCATCACAAATACGACGAATGACGTGCATTTCATGTGTAATCATAATAATTGTTAAGTTTTTCTCGTTTTTGAGTTGTAGTAATAAATCCAAAATTTCATCTGTTGTTTGTGGGTCCAACGCACTTGTCGCTTCATCACACAACAATACTTCTGGATCGTTAGCGAGTGCACGCGCGATACCGACACGTTGCTTTTGTCCCCCTGATAATTCGGATGGATACGCATGTTCTCTCCCTTGTAGCCCAACGCGAGACACTAATTCTAATGCTTGTGCTTTCGCTTGGCTTTTAGGCACACCCGCAATTTCAAGTGGAAAAATGATGTTATCGAGTACAGTTCTTGACCACAACAAATTGAAATGTTGGAAAATCATACTCACTTTTTGACGTTTTTGACGTAGTTCAGCTGGACTTAATTGCCCAATGTTATCACCGCCAATAATTACTTCACCTGACGTTGGTTTTTCTAAATAATTAAATAAACGGACTAAAGTACTTTTACCTGCACCTGAAAATCCAATGATGCCATAAATCTTGCCTTTCCCAATTTCAAGATTGACACCATCTACAGCAGTAACAGATTTCGTCTTGCTTTCGTACTTTTTCACTATATTTTTAAGCGTGATCATACTGTTCCTCCCCTGTGTTGCTACTTTAAAAATTTTCGAAAAAAAAATGCTTTCCCCTTTTAAAGAAAAAAGAGAAAGCATAAATATGGACGCTTTTCTCTCATCTTCAAAAGTAAATCGTTACTTTATGTGAATTGGCACCATTTCTAAATATAGACGGTTGCCGGGCTTCATAGGGCACATCCCTCCACCACTCTGGATAAGAGTTTTCTGACTATTCGATTGATTATTATATTATCATCGTCACTCACTGTCGTCAATGACTTTTTTTAATTTTTCTAACAAATAAGGCACGGAATGAAATGCATAGATGCGCTCTACTTCTTGATCGTAGCGCATGATCATTAAAATAGGGACCGATTGAATTGCTTTTTCTTGACTCCACTCAGCGTGATAATTCAAGTCTAACTTCACAATCGGTAACTGGGTGATTTCATTCGCGATATCTAGCATACGTTCTGACATTTTACATGTGCCAC
Above is a genomic segment from Staphylococcus delphini containing:
- a CDS encoding methionine ABC transporter permease; protein product: MGKSFSEILQEMITMPNVRWPDVWEATYETLYMTIISTAFSFVLGLILGVILFLTSKSESKIGRVFYSIVSFVVNLFRAIPFIILILLLIPFTSLVLGTISGPTGALPALIIGASPFYGRLVEIALKEIDKGVIEAARSMGATTWNIILKVLIPESLPALISGITVTAIALVGSTAVAGVIGAGGLGNLAYLTGFTRNQNDVILVSTILILILVFLIQFLGDWITNRIDKR
- a CDS encoding methionine ABC transporter ATP-binding protein, with the translated sequence MITLKNIVKKYESKTKSVTAVDGVNLEIGKGKIYGIIGFSGAGKSTLVRLFNYLEKPTSGEVIIGGDNIGQLSPAELRQKRQKVSMIFQHFNLLWSRTVLDNIIFPLEIAGVPKSQAKAQALELVSRVGLQGREHAYPSELSGGQKQRVGIARALANDPEVLLCDEATSALDPQTTDEILDLLLQLKNEKNLTIIMITHEMHVIRRICDEVAVMENGRVIEEGKVSHIFEHPQHQVTRRFVQDDLKPSDDSEDLAQTFKLGKDEVLAKLIFSGENTTHPVVSHLTQTHGISVNILEGNIKHSKTGTLGYLLVHIEQFSSINFDQIQAELKAQNVEIEVVSHG
- a CDS encoding thioredoxin family protein; protein product: MKSVSKQLNNISEHFNQRVHLIFGYTPMCGTCKMSERMLDIANEITQLPIVKLDLNYHAEWSQEKAIQSVPILMIMRYDQEVERIYAFHSVPYLLEKLKKVIDDSE